atgagagttaatttatatagaatctgaagctaaaataatgaaagtaaggaattactttagttgctttttctgcaaaataaccaccagacaaaagccttgcatgtctagatatgtgagctaagttatacccactggtcgggtaagccttgctgagtattagtatactcagggtttgttgccaataTTATTTCAGGGCATACAGACGTAGACTTatgtccctgctgcgccaagttcatccgccgggatgcagagggatgggtgGTCGTGGAGCCGGATGTTTAGTTGGGGATCTCTCTAGGCACACTTTTGGGTAGTTATAGGCCCTTTAGCTGGACCTGGATTTCAGAAATACGAAGTTTGTAGATTATGTAgttattcaaacttggtttgtaaaacttaaagtGAAGTTCTATGTTTAATAgttgtattttttaaaaaaattggtgtcgtgcttgtaccatctgcgctcaccttcgcgtgggactatcggtgatgtttcgatcgggacgtgggttgagaaaggatcgccaaattaagccgttaagctaatgagcccgatgtgttcaaatgacagcTATTACgcttaatttgagttttaattgggcggttccgtcacaattTGTGCTGCTATTAAGGGCCTCACTGAACTGTTTTTGCATGGCGCAGACGTGTCGCAGCAGGTGCAGGGCGGTCTCCAGAACATGCTCAAGATGAGCAGGTGAGCATCAGTCACGCCGTGCCCATGCATCCCCCGTTTCATTGTCCCCGATTCATGTGTTGCAAAAAATCACCGTGCTGGATAGGTTTTGGCCCTGACGATTTTGTGCTGTACCCCTGTGACCGACGGCAGCGAGATCGAGCGGTGCGACGGCGAGATcgaggcggaggtggcgcgCGCCAGGGACGCCGTGGCGGAGAAGGGCCGGGCGCTGGACGACGACCGGGAGAGGGTCCAGaaggccgccctcgccgcgctcgACATCCtcagcggcggccgcggcgccatcTGAAGGGGGATGCGCGCGACagacgccaccgccaccgccgactTCCCCCCACGTCACGCATGATACCACAAACAGAAACAGTTCGTGCAAGACTCCACCTCCATCTGATAATGTCGCGGCCAGTGTGATGTTACCGTTAGCCTTTGTATTGGTAGCAGAATGATGGTAGATAGGTGATAGTAGTGGCAGGCTAGCAGCTTGTGGCTTCGTGCAGGTTAGGTTCTTGCCTGTAGAATACTGGAACGGAAGGACACCGTGTTACCGTGGTAGCCTCTTGCACTGCTGGAACGGAGTTTCCTCAGCGGTGCTGCAGCGGACTCACACGCTGATGAGTGAAGTATTTAGTTTTGAACACGAGTGCAGTGGAGCTGACATGTCACTAAGGGAGAGTCCCTCTGCAATACTCGACGGACAGTATGTTCTCTCGGATATTGATGCTTGGTACTCCTTTTGTTCTAAAATGTGattgttttggcttttctagattcataatatttgctatgcatctagatataatatATGTCTAAGTACATaataaaatatatgaatctaaaaaagtcaaaacaatctacattttgaaacggagggagtagaagtATTTTTTGGACCTGAGACTGTTGATTAAGTGGAGTTGCCCTGCCGCTGTACCGTTGGGAA
The nucleotide sequence above comes from Panicum virgatum strain AP13 chromosome 3K, P.virgatum_v5, whole genome shotgun sequence. Encoded proteins:
- the LOC120697596 gene encoding uncharacterized protein LOC120697596 translates to MAHSPSGSRAAAPSTEGGTFTDAGAEDVVDSKLSAFLFDVSQQVQGGLQNMLKMSSEIERCDGEIEAEVARARDAVAEKGRALDDDRERVQKAALAALDILSGGRGAI